Proteins encoded together in one Kutzneria kofuensis window:
- the ispD gene encoding 2-C-methyl-D-erythritol 4-phosphate cytidylyltransferase, whose translation MNTPVAADARVVALVPAAGRGVRLGAPIPKALVPVCGAPLLVHAVRGLLAAGCVDQVVVAAPPDMVDVVVDALSEFGPTVRVVPGGEERSDSVRLALDEAVAVHPDTRVVLVHDAARCFTPPEVIRGVVDAVRAGAPAVIPVLPVADTVKQVDSEGRVVATPDRSRLRVVQTPQGFDVDLLRRAHDQQDAPVTDDAGLVERLGEPVATVAGHPHALKITTPFDLVVAEALFSGAEL comes from the coding sequence TTGAACACTCCGGTGGCCGCGGACGCGCGCGTGGTGGCGCTCGTGCCCGCGGCCGGCCGGGGAGTACGCCTCGGCGCTCCCATCCCGAAGGCGCTGGTCCCCGTGTGCGGGGCTCCCCTCCTGGTCCACGCCGTACGCGGCCTGCTCGCCGCCGGCTGTGTCGACCAGGTGGTCGTCGCGGCCCCGCCGGACATGGTGGACGTGGTCGTCGACGCGCTGAGTGAGTTCGGTCCCACCGTCCGTGTCGTGCCCGGCGGTGAGGAACGCTCCGACTCGGTGCGGCTCGCCCTCGACGAGGCCGTGGCCGTCCATCCCGACACCCGTGTCGTCCTCGTGCACGACGCGGCCCGTTGCTTCACCCCGCCGGAGGTCATCCGCGGGGTCGTCGACGCGGTGCGGGCCGGCGCGCCGGCCGTGATTCCCGTGCTGCCGGTCGCGGACACCGTCAAACAGGTCGATTCCGAGGGCCGTGTGGTCGCCACCCCGGATCGGTCGCGCCTGCGGGTGGTGCAGACCCCGCAGGGCTTCGACGTCGACTTGCTGCGCCGGGCCCATGATCAGCAGGATGCCCCGGTGACCGACGACGCCGGTCTGGTCGAGCGGCTGGGCGAGCCCGTCGCCACGGTCGCCGGCCACCCCCATGCGCTGAAGATCACCACTCCGTTCGACCTGGTGGTCGCCGAGGCGCTGTTCTCAGGAGCCGAGCTGTGA